A single genomic interval of Flectobacillus major DSM 103 harbors:
- a CDS encoding LacI family DNA-binding transcriptional regulator: MKRMSIKEVAEALSISTATVSYILNDKAKEKRISAELTKKVLAFVEENNFKPNHLAKSLRTGKTNVIGLIVEDIADPFFGSIAGNIENIAYENGYKIIYSSTKNDTKKAKELINTFRERNVDGYIITPTEGIDNDINDLIKSNLPVVLFDRNCIDLNISYVGMNNFKSAYEAVRYLISQSYKNIAFVTLDSVQPQMIDRLLGYERAVNEHRLPSIIKKFDYLEAKKNSITENIVALLDETPQIDAIFFATNYLAISGIEVMNRLKIRIGQQIGIMVFDDNDLFRIHQPSISAIAQPVLEMAKELITNLLEHMENPSDYQAKTSIIPAQLVLRDSSSK, encoded by the coding sequence ATGAAAAGAATGTCCATTAAAGAAGTGGCAGAAGCTTTAAGTATCTCAACTGCAACTGTTTCTTATATTTTAAATGATAAAGCCAAAGAAAAACGTATTAGTGCCGAACTAACCAAAAAGGTATTGGCATTTGTAGAAGAAAACAACTTTAAGCCCAATCATTTAGCTAAAAGCCTAAGAACAGGTAAAACCAATGTTATTGGTCTAATTGTGGAAGATATAGCCGACCCCTTCTTTGGGAGTATCGCTGGGAACATCGAGAATATTGCCTACGAAAACGGCTACAAAATTATTTATAGCAGTACTAAAAATGATACCAAAAAGGCCAAAGAATTGATAAATACTTTTCGTGAAAGAAATGTAGATGGTTATATTATTACACCAACTGAAGGTATCGATAATGATATTAATGACCTGATAAAGAGTAACTTACCTGTGGTATTGTTCGATAGAAATTGTATAGACCTCAATATTAGTTATGTTGGAATGAACAACTTCAAAAGTGCTTATGAGGCCGTTCGTTACCTGATTAGCCAATCGTACAAGAATATCGCTTTTGTAACCTTAGACTCGGTACAACCTCAGATGATAGACCGCCTTTTGGGCTATGAAAGAGCTGTTAACGAGCATCGTTTGCCTTCAATCATTAAAAAATTTGATTATTTAGAAGCCAAAAAAAATTCGATTACAGAAAATATTGTTGCGTTGCTCGATGAAACTCCTCAAATTGATGCCATATTTTTTGCTACCAACTATTTGGCTATTAGCGGTATTGAAGTTATGAATCGTTTGAAAATTCGTATTGGCCAGCAAATTGGTATTATGGTTTTTGACGATAACGATTTGTTCAGAATACACCAACCTTCTATTTCGGCGATTGCTCAGCCTGTATTGGAAATGGCTAAAGAATTGATAACCAATCTTTTAGAACACATGGAGAATCCTAGTGACTATCAGGCCAAAACCAGTATTATTCCTGCCCAACTCGTTTTGAGAGACTCCTCTAGTAAATAA
- a CDS encoding helix-turn-helix domain-containing protein: protein MKSSTLTYEYSCKTDFSSKLVEHFRATLQEKFLYKFQHEGGQGKILSIEIEDGFEIELVQMTLTQPLDVCVNPSNTPNKWNVTICSDFVYESNNPQFNTTGFPTGFPYCVVLSSSSSQNTRTIPAHKAFFTFSITFSQQWIQQNIIVDLNPMAAKHVAEMMQNQTPVLLVDHIDFELHKVLETLLTEDIYDQITKLVFYKTALDLTITFFKKLISKSIFTPNQNFKKKDIQKIQQINNLILEDLSKPCPTIEQLSKAVGMSTAKFKTLYKAVYNNSVYSYHLNERLAQSCKYLQSGKYTINEVAYMVGFNYASSFSRIFKKTYGKSPMQFLGVNYIKC, encoded by the coding sequence ATGAAATCGTCTACTTTAACATACGAATATTCTTGCAAAACGGATTTCAGCTCGAAGTTGGTTGAGCATTTTAGAGCTACTTTACAGGAAAAATTTTTGTATAAATTCCAGCATGAAGGTGGGCAAGGTAAAATTTTATCTATCGAAATTGAAGACGGTTTCGAAATAGAACTTGTACAAATGACACTAACCCAACCTTTGGATGTTTGTGTAAATCCTAGTAATACTCCTAATAAATGGAATGTTACGATTTGTAGTGATTTTGTTTATGAGTCAAATAATCCTCAATTTAACACAACGGGGTTTCCAACGGGGTTTCCATATTGTGTAGTACTAAGCTCGTCATCGAGCCAAAATACAAGGACAATACCCGCTCATAAAGCTTTTTTCACCTTCTCTATCACTTTTTCGCAACAGTGGATTCAACAGAATATCATTGTAGACCTGAACCCTATGGCAGCCAAACATGTGGCCGAAATGATGCAAAACCAAACTCCCGTTTTGCTAGTCGACCATATTGATTTTGAACTCCACAAAGTTCTGGAAACACTCTTGACAGAAGATATTTATGACCAAATTACCAAATTGGTTTTTTATAAAACAGCCCTAGACCTTACAATTACCTTTTTCAAAAAGCTTATTAGCAAAAGTATATTTACTCCTAATCAAAATTTTAAGAAAAAGGATATTCAGAAAATTCAACAAATCAATAACTTAATCTTAGAAGATTTGTCAAAACCTTGCCCTACTATAGAGCAACTTTCAAAGGCCGTTGGGATGAGTACCGCTAAATTTAAGACACTCTATAAGGCTGTATATAACAATAGTGTATATAGTTACCATCTCAACGAACGGCTCGCTCAGTCTTGTAAATATCTTCAATCAGGAAAATACACTATCAACGAAGTTGCCTATATGGTAGGCTTTAACTATGCCTCAAGTTTTTCGAGAATTTTCAAAAAAACCTATGGAAAATCGCCAATGCAATTTTTAGGAGTAAATTATATTAAGTGCTGA
- a CDS encoding DUF4861 domain-containing protein, with protein sequence MKHLKIATALFLVSTSWQTYAQKTASWVLKNPIAAERPKELLVFTRKQLSAKLGAIPSKSYVTFALPSKQPILAQYDDLNGDGLWDEVALLQSFNASESKTILARISDKPATIKAAVLAHVRHQRKNNDDSFADPLDEDTVLGTQAATDFSKQPLPPFLTEGPAWENDKVGFRIYFDTRNAKDIWGKTTPRMILSEVGLNPAESYHKQAEWGMDVLKVGKSLGAGSLALAIQDEQGKEQLVRLGGGNFKQVQYKKIANGPIRAIFKLTYHDWTIANNMTPIQVSEEISIWGGQYFYESKVVLKNAPKSAKLVTGIVNLHSQQSYQLASKTAKVLYTFDKQSENNDNLGMAVLVPTKSYLAFGQTPNQGADIQNTYTVTEKLVASKPNYFRFFAGWEKSEPFFQTKNGFETFLQQQAALYDQPIQVR encoded by the coding sequence ATGAAACATCTCAAAATAGCAACAGCTCTATTTTTGGTGAGTACTAGCTGGCAAACTTATGCCCAAAAAACAGCCTCTTGGGTACTCAAAAACCCAATAGCCGCCGAAAGACCAAAAGAGTTGCTTGTATTTACTCGAAAACAGCTAAGTGCCAAACTAGGGGCCATTCCAAGTAAAAGCTATGTAACTTTTGCTTTGCCTAGCAAACAGCCTATACTGGCACAATATGATGATTTGAATGGCGATGGCCTTTGGGATGAAGTGGCCTTATTACAATCATTCAATGCTAGTGAATCTAAAACAATTTTGGCTCGAATTTCGGACAAACCTGCTACTATCAAGGCGGCTGTGTTGGCTCATGTACGTCATCAACGCAAGAATAATGATGATAGTTTTGCAGATCCTTTAGACGAAGACACCGTTTTGGGGACACAAGCAGCTACCGATTTTAGCAAACAGCCTTTACCTCCTTTTTTAACAGAAGGCCCTGCTTGGGAAAACGATAAAGTAGGTTTTAGAATTTATTTTGACACTCGTAATGCCAAAGACATTTGGGGCAAAACTACGCCACGGATGATACTAAGCGAAGTAGGACTTAACCCTGCCGAAAGTTATCATAAACAAGCAGAATGGGGTATGGATGTCCTGAAAGTTGGAAAATCACTTGGGGCGGGTTCTTTGGCCTTGGCAATACAAGACGAACAGGGAAAAGAACAATTGGTTCGCCTTGGCGGGGGGAATTTCAAGCAAGTACAGTATAAAAAAATAGCTAATGGGCCAATCAGAGCTATTTTTAAACTAACATACCATGATTGGACAATTGCTAACAATATGACTCCGATACAAGTATCTGAAGAAATAAGTATTTGGGGAGGGCAGTATTTTTATGAGAGTAAAGTGGTATTGAAAAATGCTCCAAAATCGGCCAAATTGGTTACAGGAATAGTCAATTTGCATAGCCAACAATCATATCAACTAGCTTCCAAAACAGCCAAAGTATTGTATACATTCGATAAGCAATCTGAAAATAATGATAATTTGGGTATGGCAGTACTTGTACCTACCAAAAGCTATTTAGCTTTTGGACAAACTCCCAATCAAGGTGCTGATATTCAGAATACTTATACTGTTACAGAAAAGTTAGTAGCCAGTAAGCCTAACTATTTTAGATTTTTTGCAGGTTGGGAAAAAAGTGAGCCGTTCTTCCAAACAAAAAATGGTTTTGAAACATTTCTACAACAACAAGCTGCTCTATACGACCAACCAATACAGGTTAGATAG
- a CDS encoding ROK family protein, producing MYLGIDIGGSHITAAQVNVKHGLVIEQSLRRTKLDPHASDEEILTCWADTIIAVAGGQADYLVGIAMPGPFDYQNGICLMKNVNKYDSLFGMNIRDELAKRLQLSPNNIIFRNDSEAFLDGEMAFGAGKSFHKGIGITLGTGLGTSVYHDGKSFDMGLGINQPLHSGVAEDYISTRWFVNRFQELTQTNILGVKQVAELYHTDEIARQIFEEFSQNITLFVHLFVEKFQPEVIIFGGNIAQSSELFFPAIEAGLKHVLPPIVIRKSVLNENAALMGAVSFGTSMLTK from the coding sequence ATGTATTTAGGAATAGACATAGGTGGTTCGCACATAACGGCTGCACAAGTAAACGTTAAGCATGGATTAGTTATAGAACAATCATTAAGAAGAACCAAGCTCGACCCTCATGCCAGTGATGAAGAAATACTAACCTGTTGGGCCGATACCATTATCGCTGTGGCAGGAGGACAAGCAGATTATTTGGTAGGTATTGCCATGCCTGGCCCATTTGATTACCAAAACGGTATTTGTCTCATGAAAAATGTCAATAAATATGATAGCCTTTTTGGCATGAATATTAGAGACGAATTAGCGAAAAGGCTACAGCTGAGTCCCAACAATATTATATTTAGAAATGATTCAGAGGCATTTTTAGATGGAGAAATGGCTTTTGGGGCTGGCAAATCCTTCCATAAAGGCATAGGAATAACCTTGGGTACAGGTTTAGGAACGTCTGTTTATCACGACGGCAAATCGTTTGATATGGGCTTGGGTATCAATCAGCCTTTGCACAGTGGTGTTGCCGAAGATTATATCTCGACAAGGTGGTTTGTAAACCGATTTCAGGAACTTACACAAACCAATATTTTGGGCGTAAAGCAAGTGGCTGAATTGTATCATACCGATGAAATTGCCCGACAAATTTTTGAAGAATTTAGCCAAAATATTACGCTATTTGTACATCTATTTGTAGAAAAATTTCAGCCTGAAGTCATCATTTTTGGGGGCAATATAGCCCAATCATCCGAGTTGTTTTTTCCTGCAATAGAAGCTGGCTTAAAACATGTTTTACCGCCTATTGTAATCAGAAAATCAGTACTCAACGAAAATGCCGCATTGATGGGAGCTGTAAGTTTTGGTACTTCGATGTTGACAAAATAG
- a CDS encoding PAS domain S-box protein has product MKTENEFNEFYKPAPVHSEALIPNTLFSALDHISEGVIMVDTTWKVIYINLKIQVLFKKNISVNLYHNFWFFFPELALPAFSQACKQAMNQKVARELQVFVEHFTIWISCKIIPSDTGITIIINDITSQKEGFHKEVYYKTIIETNEQLYKSLFDNNPDAVCTVDLQGNFLIINNSLAQILENTPENLIGQPYLKYIHPDDQAISTKCFQDALEGKLARGIVRGISTKGNIFAIDNTKTPIVINQQIIGVYCISKNITSTIEIEKSLISKQSELQRFMYDFNHLMNSSLDIICTLSIDTSILKISIAAEKIWGYPIAVLQQKKITDLVAPKAQDMVLDYFQKLSNGNPIELLEVTMINQEGKGVPMVWSANWDAQQKTFYAVARDVTEKKRDEYALILSEQKYEYIFNINPLPMWISDFETKQFIEINEAAIQHYGYTKEEMLMMKEYEIVHPDSLALWQNIPYNYQTTPTSFQGVISHIKKNGDLTISEITVHLVEYHNRSVSLVLVNDITQKRQDEQEIIQTNSRLKTAQEIAHLGYWERDLESDFIYWSDEVYKIFEITHSPETFTYDTFIQMVHPDDRTAIQLLEFSVLYGNNPVEKAFRVMLPNGKTKHLFSKTQVIFDTFGNPSRIDSTIQDITERKKSEEEREILIRELTQNNKDLRQFSYITSHNMRSPLSNLVGLLKLLDTSTITDPTTLMILEGFRISTHQLNDTINDLIKILIIKENVNVHKEDILFEEIWHKITQMTYQLIAEAQANINIDFEKAPIVSFNATYLESILLNLLSNSLKYRAKDRPLSIWLSTEKRDNCIILYFSDNGLGIDLKRHRNKVFGLYQRFHDHPDSKGIGLYMVDAQIKSLGGNIEIDSYTDRGTTFTLTFKI; this is encoded by the coding sequence ATGAAAACAGAAAACGAGTTCAACGAATTTTATAAGCCTGCTCCTGTTCATTCAGAAGCACTTATTCCAAATACTCTTTTTTCGGCTCTTGACCATATTTCAGAAGGAGTTATTATGGTAGATACTACCTGGAAAGTGATTTATATCAATCTCAAAATACAAGTACTTTTTAAGAAAAATATATCTGTCAATCTCTATCATAATTTTTGGTTCTTTTTTCCTGAACTTGCTCTGCCTGCTTTTTCTCAAGCTTGCAAACAGGCTATGAATCAGAAAGTAGCTAGAGAGCTACAAGTATTTGTAGAACATTTTACTATTTGGATAAGCTGCAAGATCATTCCTTCCGATACGGGCATAACTATCATTATCAATGATATTACAAGCCAAAAAGAAGGTTTTCATAAAGAGGTGTACTACAAAACGATTATCGAAACCAATGAGCAACTCTACAAGTCGCTTTTTGATAACAACCCTGATGCTGTTTGTACGGTAGATCTACAAGGTAATTTCCTGATTATCAATAACTCACTTGCACAAATACTCGAAAACACACCCGAAAACTTAATAGGGCAGCCCTACCTCAAGTATATTCATCCCGATGACCAAGCTATTAGTACAAAATGTTTTCAAGATGCCCTTGAGGGAAAACTGGCACGTGGCATAGTACGAGGAATTTCGACAAAAGGGAATATTTTTGCCATCGACAACACCAAAACGCCTATTGTTATCAATCAGCAAATTATAGGGGTTTACTGTATCAGCAAAAATATTACGTCTACCATAGAAATAGAAAAATCGCTAATTTCAAAACAGTCTGAATTACAACGTTTTATGTACGATTTTAACCATCTGATGAATTCATCTTTGGATATTATCTGTACTTTATCGATAGATACCTCAATCCTAAAAATAAGTATTGCTGCCGAAAAAATATGGGGGTATCCAATAGCGGTATTGCAACAAAAAAAAATCACCGACCTTGTCGCACCAAAAGCTCAGGATATGGTACTTGATTATTTTCAAAAGCTATCGAATGGCAATCCTATCGAGCTACTGGAAGTAACCATGATAAATCAAGAAGGAAAGGGTGTGCCGATGGTATGGTCGGCTAATTGGGATGCCCAACAAAAGACTTTTTATGCTGTAGCAAGAGATGTAACTGAGAAAAAACGAGATGAATATGCCTTGATTCTTTCTGAACAAAAATATGAATATATCTTTAATATCAATCCGCTTCCTATGTGGATTAGCGATTTTGAGACTAAGCAATTTATCGAAATAAATGAGGCCGCTATTCAGCATTATGGATACACCAAAGAGGAAATGTTAATGATGAAAGAATATGAAATTGTTCATCCAGATTCCTTGGCCCTCTGGCAAAATATTCCTTACAATTACCAAACCACACCTACGAGTTTTCAAGGAGTCATCAGCCATATCAAAAAAAATGGAGATTTAACCATTAGCGAAATAACCGTTCACTTGGTAGAATACCACAATCGCTCGGTAAGTTTGGTGTTGGTCAATGATATTACCCAAAAACGACAAGACGAGCAAGAGATTATCCAAACTAACTCTAGGCTCAAAACGGCTCAGGAAATTGCCCATTTAGGATATTGGGAGCGTGACCTCGAATCGGATTTTATCTATTGGTCTGACGAAGTATATAAAATTTTTGAAATCACTCATTCTCCCGAAACTTTTACTTACGATACTTTCATCCAAATGGTACATCCCGATGACCGCACAGCCATTCAGCTATTAGAGTTCTCGGTTTTGTATGGAAATAATCCTGTTGAAAAAGCATTTAGGGTTATGTTGCCCAATGGCAAAACCAAGCATCTTTTCAGTAAAACACAGGTGATATTCGATACCTTTGGTAACCCTTCGAGAATCGATAGTACTATACAAGATATTACTGAAAGAAAAAAAAGTGAAGAAGAACGTGAAATTTTAATTAGAGAACTAACTCAGAATAATAAAGATTTAAGACAATTTTCGTATATTACCTCTCATAATATGCGTTCGCCACTATCAAACTTGGTGGGTTTGTTAAAATTGTTAGATACTTCTACCATAACCGACCCCACTACGCTAATGATACTGGAAGGATTTAGGATTTCGACTCATCAACTCAACGATACTATTAATGATTTAATCAAAATTTTGATTATCAAAGAAAACGTCAATGTTCATAAAGAAGATATTCTTTTTGAGGAAATTTGGCACAAAATCACCCAAATGACTTATCAGCTTATTGCTGAGGCTCAGGCAAATATCAATATTGATTTTGAGAAAGCACCGATAGTTTCATTTAATGCAACATACCTCGAAAGTATTTTGTTAAATTTACTTTCTAATTCGTTGAAATACCGTGCCAAAGATCGGCCTTTATCTATTTGGTTAAGTACTGAAAAACGAGATAATTGCATTATATTGTACTTTAGTGACAACGGGCTAGGAATAGATTTGAAAAGGCATCGGAATAAGGTTTTTGGCTTATATCAGCGGTTTCATGACCACCCCGACAGCAAGGGAATTGGCTTGTATATGGTAGATGCTCAAATTAAATCGCTAGGCGGTAATATTGAAATAGATAGTTATACAGATCGAGGAACAACTTTCACACTAACATTCAAAATATAA
- a CDS encoding response regulator codes for MFNQILCVDDDPITLVILKMTMQKCQFTQSVLTAADGVEAVNLYETLQQRISLEPTLVAPEIIFLDLNMPVMGGWSFLEIFNERFQATFPNTKVIILSSSIDPEDIRKAQNFGIVKEFVSKPMTIDTLNRLKAEFEVS; via the coding sequence ATGTTTAATCAAATTTTATGTGTCGATGACGACCCAATTACGCTTGTCATTCTAAAAATGACTATGCAAAAGTGCCAATTCACACAGTCTGTATTAACTGCTGCTGATGGGGTAGAGGCAGTTAATTTATATGAAACCCTTCAACAACGTATCTCTCTAGAACCAACCCTTGTTGCTCCTGAAATTATTTTCTTAGATTTGAATATGCCTGTTATGGGTGGGTGGAGTTTTTTGGAGATTTTTAATGAAAGATTTCAGGCTACTTTTCCCAATACCAAAGTGATTATTTTGTCGTCGAGTATCGACCCTGAAGATATTAGAAAAGCCCAAAATTTCGGTATTGTCAAGGAGTTTGTCAGCAAACCCATGACCATCGATACCCTTAACAGGCTCAAGGCTGAATTTGAGGTATCGTAG
- a CDS encoding MFS transporter, with protein sequence MSNTSNYRWKIVVLLFFATTINYLDRQVIGLLKPTLEKEFNWSESDYSNIIMAFTAAYASGFLFFGGIIDRIGTKLGYTISVVWWSLAAVLHAAVSSTFGLASMRMLLGLGESGNFPAAIKTVAEWFPKKERALATGIFNSGANIGAVVAPIMVPWILGLYGWREAFLITGGIGFIWLIFWKLYYETPTKHAKVSQEELAYINSDTDENIASNEEPVKWLQLFKIRQTWAFVFGKMLTDPIWWFFLYWLPSYFAETFQLDLKKPSLELIVVYTATTLGSIGGGYLSGYFIKKGWTVFRARKTAMFGFALAVVPVFLAQYCTNIWQAVALIALAMAAHQAWSANIFTTASDMFPRKAISSVVGIGSMAGSVGGILFPILVGKLLDTYKTAGDITIGYNIIFMICSMAYLLAWLAMHLFAPKMEKVKM encoded by the coding sequence ATGTCTAATACCTCAAATTATCGTTGGAAAATTGTTGTTCTTTTATTTTTTGCCACAACTATCAATTACCTCGACCGTCAGGTGATAGGTTTGCTAAAACCTACGCTTGAAAAAGAATTTAACTGGTCGGAATCTGATTATAGCAATATTATTATGGCTTTTACGGCTGCTTATGCCAGTGGTTTTTTGTTTTTTGGCGGTATTATCGACCGAATCGGCACAAAGCTAGGATATACTATTTCGGTAGTTTGGTGGAGTTTGGCGGCGGTTTTGCATGCAGCCGTAAGTAGTACTTTTGGCTTGGCGAGTATGCGGATGCTGTTGGGCTTAGGCGAATCAGGCAACTTTCCTGCAGCTATCAAAACTGTAGCCGAATGGTTTCCTAAAAAAGAACGTGCTTTGGCCACAGGAATTTTTAACTCAGGTGCAAACATCGGGGCTGTGGTTGCTCCGATCATGGTACCTTGGATATTGGGTCTTTACGGCTGGCGAGAAGCATTTTTGATTACAGGAGGAATAGGGTTTATCTGGTTGATTTTCTGGAAATTATACTACGAAACTCCTACCAAGCATGCCAAAGTTTCACAAGAAGAACTAGCCTATATTAATAGCGATACCGACGAAAATATTGCTAGCAACGAAGAACCCGTAAAATGGCTACAGTTATTCAAAATACGCCAAACATGGGCATTTGTTTTTGGAAAAATGCTTACCGACCCAATTTGGTGGTTTTTCTTATATTGGTTACCATCGTATTTTGCCGAAACATTTCAGCTTGATTTAAAGAAACCAAGCCTAGAACTTATCGTGGTATACACTGCCACAACCCTCGGAAGTATAGGCGGTGGGTATTTGTCAGGATATTTTATCAAGAAAGGCTGGACCGTTTTTCGAGCAAGAAAAACAGCTATGTTTGGTTTTGCCTTAGCGGTAGTTCCTGTATTTTTGGCTCAATACTGTACCAATATTTGGCAGGCTGTGGCCTTGATTGCCTTAGCAATGGCAGCACACCAGGCTTGGAGTGCTAATATTTTTACCACAGCATCCGATATGTTTCCTCGAAAAGCCATTAGCTCGGTTGTAGGTATTGGTAGTATGGCTGGTTCTGTGGGTGGGATTTTGTTTCCTATTTTGGTAGGAAAACTTTTAGATACCTACAAAACCGCAGGCGATATTACAATTGGGTACAATATCATTTTTATGATTTGTTCAATGGCATATTTATTGGCTTGGTTGGCAATGCACTTATTTGCCCCAAAAATGGAAAAAGTAAAAATGTAG
- a CDS encoding XRE family transcriptional regulator, translating to MDTFFSQNLQYLRKQLDGKVSQEKLADEVDLKKSTLGSYESGRAEPKYADLIKLATYFNVSVDDMLTKDLSSHQPTKRQEDKLRILATTVNSDNEENIEFVPIKAVAGYSNGYGDLEFVSRLPIFNVPFLPKDRKYRVFPIQGDSMLPLKEGSLVFAEYVENWRSIKNGTICIVVTKDEGVVLKKVFNYLSEKNVLVLKSTNERYAPYPVLGDDIQEVWRFVGFFSGDFPI from the coding sequence ATGGACACTTTTTTTAGCCAAAACCTGCAATATTTAAGAAAACAATTAGATGGTAAGGTTTCTCAAGAGAAGCTTGCCGATGAAGTAGACCTAAAAAAATCTACCTTGGGTTCTTATGAAAGTGGGAGAGCCGAGCCGAAGTATGCTGATTTGATAAAGCTAGCGACTTATTTCAACGTAAGTGTAGATGATATGCTGACAAAAGATTTATCGTCTCACCAGCCTACCAAGCGACAAGAAGATAAACTAAGAATACTGGCTACAACAGTTAATAGTGATAACGAAGAAAATATAGAGTTTGTACCAATCAAAGCTGTAGCAGGATATTCTAATGGCTATGGTGATCTAGAATTTGTAAGTCGTTTGCCAATTTTTAATGTTCCTTTTTTACCCAAAGACAGGAAATATAGGGTTTTCCCTATTCAAGGCGATTCGATGTTGCCACTAAAAGAAGGCTCTTTGGTATTTGCCGAATATGTAGAAAACTGGCGTAGTATCAAAAATGGTACTATTTGTATTGTCGTTACCAAAGACGAAGGTGTGGTATTGAAAAAAGTTTTTAATTATCTGAGCGAAAAAAATGTACTTGTACTAAAATCAACCAATGAACGCTATGCTCCATACCCAGTTTTGGGCGATGATATTCAGGAAGTTTGGCGATTTGTTGGTTTTTTCTCTGGCGATTTTCCTATTTAG